In Paenibacillus guangzhouensis, a single window of DNA contains:
- a CDS encoding MFS transporter translates to MAAKSAFPLLLLNMFLANLSMGLVIPILPELLTSFQAGGQAAGYLVSCFGLTQFLFSPVAGNLSDQRGRKPMIIVGLFLFAFSNLLAALAGDLTLLLVSRLIGGIGSAALIPAIIAYVADITPDQERSKAMSWLGASMTSGFIIGPGVGGLLSELGIKAPFYASTLVGLLAMICSLRMLPESLTLDVRRLRQQAKEKKENVFRQIGRSIHSRYFILLLIVFAISFGLTHFEAIFPLFVVQSYGFTTRDISILLTVCSLIATVNQLVLTERIARRFGEKRVIAAMLLLSAVTLIGLIYSGNFLYVMVVTMLFFTFNNILRPLMNTMLSKEAGDEQGFVAGMNNAYTSLGTIFGPMLAGILFDVHINLPYLFGAFVLVLSCFVSLTRLRSQSYRTSHE, encoded by the coding sequence ATGGCAGCAAAGTCAGCTTTCCCATTATTACTACTCAACATGTTTCTCGCAAATTTAAGTATGGGCCTCGTTATTCCGATACTCCCCGAGCTCCTCACATCGTTTCAGGCAGGTGGACAAGCCGCAGGATATTTGGTTTCCTGCTTTGGACTAACGCAATTTCTGTTCTCACCGGTTGCAGGTAATTTGTCGGATCAACGTGGGCGAAAACCTATGATAATTGTTGGATTATTTCTATTCGCTTTCTCGAATCTATTAGCTGCCTTAGCTGGCGATCTAACCTTATTGCTCGTCTCAAGATTGATTGGGGGAATCGGCTCAGCGGCGCTTATCCCAGCAATTATCGCGTACGTTGCGGACATTACGCCAGATCAAGAACGCAGTAAGGCAATGTCGTGGCTAGGCGCTTCTATGACATCGGGATTTATCATCGGACCCGGAGTGGGGGGATTACTGTCTGAGCTAGGCATCAAGGCGCCATTTTATGCATCTACGCTGGTCGGACTGCTCGCCATGATTTGCAGTCTGCGGATGCTGCCAGAATCGCTAACGCTGGACGTTCGCCGATTACGCCAGCAAGCTAAGGAGAAGAAGGAGAATGTATTTCGGCAAATTGGTCGATCCATTCATTCGCGCTATTTCATCTTATTACTTATTGTTTTTGCGATTTCCTTCGGCTTGACCCATTTTGAAGCGATTTTCCCGCTCTTCGTCGTACAGAGCTACGGATTCACGACACGGGACATTTCGATCCTGCTGACCGTATGTTCGTTAATCGCTACCGTCAATCAACTTGTGCTTACAGAACGAATCGCTCGTCGATTCGGGGAGAAAAGGGTCATTGCAGCCATGCTCCTGTTATCTGCTGTAACATTAATCGGTTTGATCTACTCAGGTAATTTCTTGTATGTCATGGTCGTGACGATGTTATTCTTTACGTTCAACAATATTCTGCGTCCGCTGATGAACACCATGCTATCTAAGGAAGCGGGGGATGAACAAGGTTTTGTTGCGGGCATGAATAACGCCTATACTAGCCTCGGCACCATCTTCGGACCAATGCTGGCAGGAATTCTATTCGATGTTCATATCAATTTGCCTTACCTATTCGGTGCCTTCGTCTTGGTGCTAAGCTGCTTCGTGTCGTTAACACGACTTCGTAGTCAAAGTTATCGCACATCGCACGAATAG
- a CDS encoding amidohydrolase, with product MQEMYWLTNVRLENGHIVEEGNVVGTSTDLYHLQIQAGKISNILPATEPLPDDAALRMDAQGLLALPSFIEKHCHLDKTLLGDRWRPVQPAASIVERFEIEKQTLPTLATTMKERAEALLRVLLQAGSTHVRTHVDIYPKVGLRHLETIQEAFAAFDGKMSYEIVAFPQHGLLRTQCYDLIKAAVRQGCGLVGGVDPHHVDGDMEKSLHQMMELAVEGNADVDLHLHDGGRIGLDTIKRLAHLTEQAGWQGRVSISHAFALGDMEGQEVDEIAHLLAENGMTIVTSVPLARTMPPVPFLHQHHVPVAVGCDNIFDSWSPFGNGDVLERAGRLAERFGSRTELDLARTLHFITGGKTPLDEEGRQVWPKMGDDASIVFVEASCSAETIARRSKRPAVMYQGKIVSGSL from the coding sequence ATGCAAGAGATGTATTGGCTTACCAATGTGAGATTAGAAAATGGACACATCGTAGAAGAGGGCAACGTCGTAGGAACTTCTACGGACTTATACCATTTGCAAATTCAAGCGGGAAAGATATCGAACATCTTGCCTGCGACAGAACCTTTGCCTGATGATGCAGCGCTCCGGATGGATGCGCAAGGATTGCTCGCATTGCCGTCTTTCATAGAGAAGCATTGTCATCTAGACAAGACGCTGCTTGGCGACCGCTGGCGGCCCGTTCAGCCTGCTGCTTCCATCGTTGAACGTTTCGAAATTGAGAAGCAGACACTTCCCACGCTTGCAACGACGATGAAGGAACGTGCCGAGGCGCTGCTTCGCGTTCTTCTCCAAGCGGGCTCAACCCATGTACGCACGCATGTTGATATTTATCCCAAAGTCGGACTGCGTCATTTGGAGACGATCCAAGAAGCGTTCGCTGCATTCGATGGCAAAATGTCCTATGAAATCGTAGCTTTTCCTCAGCACGGACTCCTGCGGACACAATGTTATGATCTCATCAAAGCTGCGGTGCGTCAGGGCTGTGGCTTGGTCGGAGGCGTAGATCCGCATCATGTAGACGGAGACATGGAAAAATCACTGCATCAGATGATGGAGCTGGCAGTTGAAGGCAATGCCGATGTTGATCTGCATTTGCATGACGGAGGACGGATCGGGCTCGATACGATCAAACGGCTGGCACATCTGACAGAGCAAGCTGGATGGCAAGGACGCGTATCCATAAGTCACGCATTTGCTCTAGGTGACATGGAAGGACAAGAAGTAGATGAAATCGCCCATCTGTTAGCCGAGAATGGCATGACGATCGTTACAAGCGTGCCGCTTGCCAGAACGATGCCGCCGGTCCCATTTCTTCACCAGCATCATGTGCCTGTAGCCGTAGGATGCGACAACATTTTTGATTCGTGGTCCCCTTTTGGTAACGGGGATGTGCTCGAGCGTGCTGGACGATTGGCAGAACGGTTCGGTAGCAGAACAGAGCTGGATTTGGCGCGAACATTACATTTTATAACCGGAGGCAAGACCCCATTAGATGAAGAAGGCCGTCAAGTATGGCCTAAAATGGGCGACGACGCGAGCATCGTCTTCGTCGAGGCAAGCTGCTCGGCAGAGACGATCGCTAGAAGATCGAAGCGCCCAGCCGTGATGTATCAAGGCAAGATTGTATCTGGATCGTTGTAG